One stretch of Miscanthus floridulus cultivar M001 chromosome 18, ASM1932011v1, whole genome shotgun sequence DNA includes these proteins:
- the LOC136524203 gene encoding uncharacterized protein, protein MATVQTSSTPSFFNFLKEGLLLPSQNRRLFAAVFTIIAVSTCLLLLGDDLAVQPLTVEIDLDTKALNSTDPSSPDFLQLSRKTQDDTRALYLTGVACLVFTVIIRSVIEIVVLFAAVATYSGELHTFGSLLGKVKTQLKGPVLTLAFVYALEIAYVAVLIFMSSLVMALMILKYFGLFFVGCLLLLAPFIFLVYFFFVCSLSVVVAVAEPGCHGAGALGRAWRLVKGKRRRAMLLISVTGVLSGFAAALTPVTVYNLAKTCALSNTASGLLLGFLYIILIAAVKLFAACAMTAFYYECKGSTVGYVKVSTKEQIDLQPSAMATVQTSSTPSFFNFLKEGLLLPSHNRRLFAAVFTIIAVSTCLLLLGGDLAVQPLREELDLDTKALNSTDPSTSSPEDILQLIQKTKDDIRALLLTSAALVVPSVVIGSAIRLVLLFAAVATYSGELHTFGSLLGKVKTQLKGPVLTLAFVYALEIVYFVLLVAMIGLVMFLMIKKYMGLFFVGSLLLLVPFVFLVYFSFLCSMSVVVAVAEPGCHGAGALGRAWRLLKGKRRRVMLFISVTGVLATALTPVYTLAKRCELTNMAAGLLLGFLYSILMSAVQLFAACAMAAFYYECKGSTEASAAEYIKVSTKEQVDA, encoded by the exons ATGGCAACCGTGCAAACAAGCTCGACCCCATCGTTCTTCAATTTCCTGAAAGAAGGCCTGCTCCTCCCTAGCCAGAACCGGAGACTCTTCGCTGCGGTCTTTACAATCATCGCCGTCTCCAcctgtctcctcctcctcggcgacGACCTCGCCGTCCAGCCCCTCACAGTCGAGATTGACCTCGACACAAAGGCGCTCAACAGCACCGATCCCAGTAGCCCAGACTTCCTTCAACTCAGCCGAAAGACCCAAGATGACACCCGGGCTCTCTATCTCACCGGCGTAGCCTGTCTTGTGTTTACCGTCATCATCAGATCAGTCATCGAGATCGTCGTCCTCTTTGCTGCCGTCGCGACATACTCCGGTGAGCTGCACACCTTCGGGTCGCTCCTTGGCAAAGTCAAGACGCAGCTGAAAGGCCCCGTGCTTACGCTCGCCTTCGTCTACGCACTGGAGATCGCCTACGTCGCGGTTCTTATTTTCATGTCTTCTCTGGTCATGGCTCTCATGATCCTGAAATACTTCGGGTTGTTCTTTGTGGGCTGTCTGCTGCTCCTCGCTCCGTTCATCTTCCTCGTGTACTTCTTCTTCGTCTGCTCCCTGAGCGTCGTCGTGGCAGTGGCCGAGCCCGGTTGCCACGGCGCCGGCGCTCTTGGGCGGGCGTGGCGGCTGGTGAAGGGGAAGCGCAGACGGGCCATGCTTTTGATTTCTGTGACTGGTGTGCTCAGCGGCTTCGCTGCTGCCTTGACCCCTGTGACTGTCTACAATCTGGCCAAGACGTGCGCACTTAGTAACACGGCATCAGGGTTGCTTCTGGGGTTTCTTTACATCATCTTGATAGCGGCCGTGAAGTTGTTTGCAGCCTGCGCCATGACCGCGTTCTACTACGAGTGCAAGGGGAGCACCGTGGGATACGTCAAGGTTTCTACCAAGGAGCAAATTGAT CTCCAGCCTTCAGCCATGGCAACCGTGCAAACAAGCTCGACCCCATCGTTCTTCAATTTCCTGAAAGAAGGCCTGCTCCTCCCTAGCCACAACCGGAGACTCTTCGCTGCGGTGTTTACAATCATCGCCGTCTCCAcctgtctcctcctcctcggcggcgACCTCGCCGTCCAGCCCCTCAGAGAGGAGCTTGACCTCGACACAAAGGCGCTCAACAGCACCGATCCCAGTACCAGTAGCCCAGAAGACATTCTTCAACTCATCCAAAAGACCAAAGATGACATCCGGGCTCTCTTGCTCACCAGCGCAGCCTTGGTTGTGCCTTCCGTCGTCATCGGATCAGCCATCCGGCTCGTCCTCCTGTTTGCCGCCGTCGCGACATACTCCGGTGAGCTGCACACCTTTGGCTCGCTCCTTGGCAAGGTCAAGACGCAGCTGAAAGGCCCCGTACTTACGCTCGCCTTCGTCTACGCACTGGAGATCGTCTACTTCGTGCTTCTTGTTGCCATGATTGGGCTAGTCATGTTCCTCATGATCAAGAAATACATGGGGTTGTTTTTTGTGGGGTCGCTGCTCCTCCTGGTTCCCTTCGTCTTCCTCGTGTACTTCTCCTTCCTCTGCTCCATGAGCGTCGTCGTGGCGGTGGCCGAACCCGGTTGTCATGGCGCTGGCGCTCTTGGGCGGGCGTGGCGGCTGTTGAAGGGGAAGCGCAGACGGGTCATGCTTTTTATTTCTGTGACTGGCGTGCTTGCCACTGCCTTGACCCCTGTCTACACCCTGGCCAAGAGATGCGAACTTACTAACATGGCAGCAGGGTTGCTCCTGGGGTTTCTCTACAGCATCTTGATGTCCGCCGTGCAGCTGTTTGCAGCCTGCGCCATGGCCGCGTTCTACTACGAGTGCAAGGGGAGCACCGAGGCATCGGCGGCGGAGTACATCAAGGTTTCTACCAAGGAGCAAGTTGATGCTTGA